A single window of Flavobacterium aestivum DNA harbors:
- a CDS encoding 4'-phosphopantetheinyl transferase family protein, with protein MIGNDIIDLDLALKESNWKRNRFLDKIFSPNEQQLIQNSKNKDHMVWNLWSRKEACYKIYNRQTGIRGFFPLRFVCYYDSANTGTVSIDDFVFYTQTEITSSYIYSVAVLEKEYFKKIKLLETDITIKKENGIPYLVNPVSNNVSPVSITHHGRYQRIISTI; from the coding sequence ATGATTGGAAATGACATTATAGATCTAGATTTAGCTCTCAAGGAAAGCAATTGGAAAAGAAACCGCTTTTTGGATAAAATTTTTTCTCCAAATGAGCAGCAATTGATTCAAAATTCCAAAAACAAAGACCATATGGTATGGAATTTATGGAGCAGGAAGGAGGCTTGCTATAAAATTTATAACCGCCAAACGGGAATTAGAGGTTTTTTCCCGTTACGATTCGTGTGTTATTATGATAGTGCAAATACTGGAACAGTTTCTATTGATGACTTTGTTTTTTATACCCAAACAGAAATCACAAGTAGCTATATTTATTCGGTTGCCGTATTAGAAAAAGAATATTTCAAAAAAATAAAACTTTTAGAAACGGACATAACTATAAAAAAAGAAAACGGAATTCCATATTTAGTAAATCCCGTTTCAAATAACGTGAGTCCTGTATCTATAACGCATCACGGTCGTTATCAGAGAATCATTTCGACAATATAA
- a CDS encoding DUF2911 domain-containing protein → MKLSRKVLLLLATVFVTAFVNAQEKPLSPPEKATGKINGATIEINYGSPSVRGRKIWGELVPFNDIWRAGANEATTFETNKDITIEGSKLPAGKYSFFVIPNEKECVVIFNKEAKQWGAYKYNQKNDQLRVTVKPTKSKSMTEKLIYAINPNNVTLSWDSWNIGFNVK, encoded by the coding sequence ATGAAATTATCAAGAAAAGTATTATTATTACTTGCAACAGTTTTTGTTACGGCATTTGTTAATGCACAGGAAAAGCCTTTGAGTCCACCTGAAAAGGCTACTGGAAAAATAAATGGTGCAACCATTGAAATCAATTATGGAAGTCCATCCGTAAGAGGAAGAAAAATTTGGGGAGAATTAGTTCCTTTCAACGATATCTGGCGTGCTGGTGCCAATGAAGCTACCACATTTGAAACCAACAAGGACATTACGATTGAAGGTTCTAAATTGCCAGCAGGTAAATATTCTTTCTTTGTAATTCCAAATGAAAAAGAATGTGTTGTCATTTTTAATAAAGAAGCTAAACAATGGGGAGCTTATAAATATAATCAAAAAAACGATCAGCTTCGTGTAACTGTTAAACCAACAAAATCTAAATCAATGACTGAAAAATTGATTTATGCAATAAATCCAAATAACGTGACTTTAAGTTGGGATTCTTGGAATATTGGTTTTAATGTAAAATAG
- a CDS encoding 3'-5' exonuclease: MLDWLKNINKEYPDFWKTYLSKFEEKPNRFVVFTTETTGLNPYKDVILSIGSFAIVKNSIHIGDSFETVLLQYKYLHDNGLSNEFIIESRMKKLSEPDAIQAFIDYIGNSVLIGHHIDFDVEMINVSLERLGCGRLKNEALDIDVMYRKLIDANDKQFSLDELSDIFKLPKTYRNTPSEDAYTMALLFLKLKSRLGIK; this comes from the coding sequence ATGTTAGACTGGTTAAAAAATATAAACAAAGAGTATCCTGATTTTTGGAAAACTTATTTATCTAAGTTTGAAGAAAAACCGAATCGATTTGTTGTTTTTACAACTGAAACTACTGGACTAAATCCTTATAAGGATGTGATTTTGTCTATTGGTTCATTTGCGATTGTCAAAAACAGCATTCATATTGGTGATAGTTTTGAAACGGTTCTTTTGCAGTATAAATATCTTCATGATAATGGCTTGTCTAATGAGTTTATTATAGAAAGCAGAATGAAGAAATTAAGTGAACCTGATGCTATTCAAGCGTTCATTGATTATATAGGTAATTCAGTTTTAATAGGCCATCATATTGACTTTGATGTAGAAATGATCAATGTTAGTTTAGAAAGATTGGGCTGTGGCCGATTAAAAAACGAAGCATTAGATATTGACGTAATGTATAGAAAACTAATTGATGCTAATGATAAGCAATTTTCATTAGACGAATTATCAGATATTTTTAAATTACCAAAAACATACCGAAACACTCCCTCAGAAGATGCTTATACAATGGCCTTGTTGTTTTTGAAACTGAAGTCAAGATTGGGTATAAAGTAA
- a CDS encoding DUF294 nucleotidyltransferase-like domain-containing protein: MNTIAEHIADFLKEYPPFDNLTFQELSEIAANIRVINLEKHKTLFQINDVLHDCFYVVASGTVNLSVISDAEETLLNKCHAGDVFGLRPFFAKNNYMMTAKAREESVIYGIPIATFRPFVANNPNVLNFLLESFASNTWNPKDKENFRGKLASDNFFYAEQKNEMQYFQSLTYNRSPLVVSAADNAKEVALRMTENLSTSAVICENNLPIGIVTNTDMCSKIASGLFPITIAVNSIMSSPVVTVVENVSLAEAQLLMLKNNVSHLCVTHDGTDKSVVRGIISEHDLIVAQANNPGVLIKEVKRSLNPKELRQIRERLAELIQNSINKNIPLSHINNIASEINSAILKRAVEISILELGSPPARFSWLSIGSQGRKEQLLLTDQDSILVFEDVPSDKYRDVRDYFLKLSKKTTLILEKTGYELCPNGHIASNMLWCKSLTDWTKQYDSWINTPGENSNNLSSIFFDLDLVFGEKKIFEALENRIFESIENNSLFFDFLGNDALRKNAPLTFFKKFVREEEEPNKDKFDIKTRALMPLIDGARLFALHFSIRGFNNTYLRFKQLAIIDPKNADIYLNCAEAFLVLSKFRVNEGLKNENSGQYINLDELTKLDKEKLKNAFNPMKDLEELIKSNFKLTQFS; encoded by the coding sequence ATGAATACAATTGCTGAACATATTGCTGATTTTTTAAAGGAATACCCGCCATTTGACAACTTGACTTTTCAGGAATTGTCAGAAATAGCCGCAAATATTCGCGTTATAAATTTAGAAAAACACAAAACATTATTTCAAATAAATGATGTTTTACATGATTGCTTTTATGTAGTAGCATCAGGTACTGTCAATTTATCTGTAATTTCAGATGCAGAAGAGACATTGTTAAACAAATGTCATGCTGGTGATGTATTTGGATTACGTCCGTTTTTTGCCAAAAACAATTATATGATGACTGCAAAAGCCCGCGAAGAAAGTGTAATTTATGGTATTCCTATAGCCACTTTCAGACCTTTTGTTGCCAATAATCCGAATGTATTAAATTTCCTTTTAGAAAGTTTTGCTTCTAATACCTGGAATCCAAAAGATAAAGAGAATTTTAGAGGAAAATTAGCTTCTGACAATTTTTTCTATGCAGAACAAAAAAATGAAATGCAATATTTTCAGTCTCTTACCTACAATAGATCTCCTCTTGTTGTAAGTGCTGCTGATAATGCAAAAGAAGTTGCTTTGCGTATGACTGAGAATCTCTCAACGAGTGCGGTCATTTGTGAGAACAATTTGCCTATTGGGATTGTAACCAATACGGATATGTGTTCAAAAATAGCTTCAGGTTTGTTTCCTATAACTATTGCTGTAAACTCTATCATGTCATCTCCGGTGGTTACAGTTGTAGAAAATGTTTCTTTGGCGGAAGCCCAATTGCTAATGCTGAAAAACAATGTTAGTCATTTATGTGTAACCCATGATGGTACAGATAAATCAGTTGTAAGAGGGATAATATCTGAGCATGATCTAATTGTTGCTCAAGCAAATAATCCAGGCGTTTTAATAAAAGAAGTCAAAAGATCGCTAAACCCAAAAGAATTGAGACAAATTCGAGAGCGTTTAGCAGAATTGATTCAAAACTCAATAAATAAAAATATTCCGCTTTCGCATATCAATAATATTGCGAGTGAGATAAATTCTGCCATTTTAAAACGTGCTGTAGAAATATCTATTTTAGAATTAGGCTCTCCTCCTGCTCGTTTTTCATGGTTAAGTATTGGTAGTCAGGGTAGAAAAGAACAATTGTTGCTTACGGATCAAGATAGTATTTTGGTATTTGAGGATGTACCTTCTGATAAATATAGAGACGTAAGAGATTATTTTTTAAAGCTAAGTAAAAAGACCACTTTGATACTTGAAAAAACAGGCTATGAGTTATGTCCAAACGGACATATAGCTAGTAATATGTTATGGTGTAAATCATTGACAGACTGGACTAAACAGTATGATAGTTGGATAAATACTCCAGGTGAAAATAGTAATAATTTGAGTAGTATTTTCTTTGATTTGGATTTGGTTTTTGGTGAGAAAAAAATATTTGAAGCATTAGAGAATAGAATATTTGAGAGTATCGAAAATAATTCTCTGTTTTTTGATTTTTTAGGAAATGACGCTTTAAGAAAAAATGCACCACTTACTTTTTTCAAAAAATTTGTTCGTGAAGAAGAAGAACCAAATAAAGATAAGTTCGATATAAAAACCCGAGCATTGATGCCACTTATTGATGGTGCCAGACTTTTTGCGTTGCACTTTAGCATAAGAGGATTTAATAATACTTATTTAAGATTTAAGCAATTAGCTATTATTGATCCTAAAAATGCCGATATTTATCTTAATTGTGCAGAAGCATTTCTAGTTTTATCAAAATTTAGAGTTAATGAAGGTTTGAAAAATGAAAATTCTGGGCAATATATAAATTTAGATGAATTGACTAAACTGGATAAAGAGAAATTAAAAAATGCTTTTAATCCAATGAAAGATTTAGAAGAATTAATAAAAAGTAATTTTAAACTTACGCAATTCTCATAA
- a CDS encoding acyl carrier protein, translated as MDREATIEQLKNIIKPYSQNEEAFENLTEETDFINDLKINSANLVDVILDIEEKFDLIIDNESMEKMVNVKAAIGIIEAELLKK; from the coding sequence ATGGATAGAGAAGCAACAATAGAACAGCTAAAGAATATCATAAAACCGTACTCTCAAAATGAAGAAGCTTTTGAAAATCTTACAGAAGAAACGGATTTCATTAATGATTTAAAAATAAACTCGGCTAATTTGGTTGATGTTATCTTAGATATCGAAGAAAAATTCGACCTTATTATCGATAATGAATCCATGGAAAAAATGGTCAATGTAAAAGCGGCAATAGGTATTATTGAAGCTGAATTATTAAAAAAATGA